The nucleotide window TGAATACGACTTCGCTCTCTTTGATCGCTCTGTCAATATCTGTCGTGAATGAAAGCCTGCCTTCTCTGAAGTTCTTATCTACAAGCTCTTTCAAACCGGGCTCATAGATTGGAATATGTCCGTTGTTTAGCATGTCTATCTTTGCCTTATCTACGTCAACGCAGATTACTCTGTTTCCAAAGTCTGCAAGACCCGTTCCTGTTACTAGACCTACGTAACCTGTTCCTATTACTGAGATTCTCTTTGACAAATCTCCCACTCCCTTTTCTGACAGAGATTGTTAGTCCAACAAATCTTTTCTCAAGCGTCTCCCGACTACGCGGAAGAGCAAAATCGTAGCTCTTGGAGCAAGAAGCAAAGCTCGAGTAGCTAGATACTCAGACAACTTAGCATATCTAAGGCGAATTCTTTTGAGTTGGGACCGATATCCGGAATTTCTCGCTATTTCAAGAAGTTTCCTCTTATCGAAGCCGCGAATAGCAAAGAAATACACGAGAGCCGTATAGTCTCTTGGCACTATTCGTTTCTCAAATATCGACAAGATTCTTTCGTTTCTGGTATTACTTCGTAGGTATTTTCCAATTCTCCGTATACAGCCAAGGGTATGTGCTTTCGATATATCTTTGTTCTTAACCAAAGAATTATTTCTGATAACATAATTACTCAAGATTCTTTCTGTACCAACAATTCGCTTTGCCTTGAGAACAGCTTTCCAGATGAATTCCCTATCTTGGCCATTTTTGGCGCCAGGCACAAATTGTAGATGATTCTTACTGAGAAAGGCCTTTCTATAGATGGCACTTCCGGTCCAGATACTCATAGAGCCCTCGAAGATTGAAAGAAGTACAGATTCACCTTCTTTCACAAGTCCTTCATCATTCTTCGGGACGACCAACCTCATACTCTTCCCGCGTTCATCTACCCATCTATAGCTGCAGAAAGCAATGTCTGAATCTGTACTACTGATTATTGAAACCAGAACTGAAACAAACTCAGGCTCCAAAAAGTCATCTGAATCAAGGAACACAATGTATTCTCCTCTTGCATCTTGAATTCCTCTGTTTCTTGCAACACTAACACCTTGGTTGTTCTGGGTCACTAGTCGTACTCGTTGATTGTCTCCTGAGATGCTTTTCAATTCATTTGCTGTGTTATCAGTAGACCCATCATCAACTACTATGACTTCAATGTTTTCATAATTCTGCAGCAAGATAGATCTGACAGTCCTTATGATTGTACTTTCCGCATTGTAGGCTGGAATAATTACCGATACCAATGGCGTACTTAGCGGTACTTTTGTATCTCTGGTCATTTGCTTTTGCTTTCCCATTCTAGCTAACTCCTAGACTGTATTTCGCGGCTCGGGCGTGCAGCGGATGCTGTCAGGATTCCCAGAAAGAACCAAAACATTCGCGCATTGTTTAAGGAGATTCCTATTGAGCCTACAAGGAAAACGATAATTATATCTCTTGTAATGAGT belongs to Mesotoga infera and includes:
- a CDS encoding glycosyltransferase; protein product: MGKQKQMTRDTKVPLSTPLVSVIIPAYNAESTIIRTVRSILLQNYENIEVIVVDDGSTDNTANELKSISGDNQRVRLVTQNNQGVSVARNRGIQDARGEYIVFLDSDDFLEPEFVSVLVSIISSTDSDIAFCSYRWVDERGKSMRLVVPKNDEGLVKEGESVLLSIFEGSMSIWTGSAIYRKAFLSKNHLQFVPGAKNGQDREFIWKAVLKAKRIVGTERILSNYVIRNNSLVKNKDISKAHTLGCIRRIGKYLRSNTRNERILSIFEKRIVPRDYTALVYFFAIRGFDKRKLLEIARNSGYRSQLKRIRLRYAKLSEYLATRALLLAPRATILLFRVVGRRLRKDLLD